One genomic segment of Tubulanus polymorphus chromosome 4, tnTubPoly1.2, whole genome shotgun sequence includes these proteins:
- the LOC141904433 gene encoding uncharacterized protein LOC141904433: MASLSLDLKAITMTLQVPGYVGCYMDKSSARDLSGEVLISNDLTIEMCKIFCGSKGRRFAGLQFSNECYCGDSYGKYEKKPESECNKACVVEPRKKCGGVNRNSIYELLPDYLGCFIDDIDNRDLSVKYATTSKSMNLRKCLEFCQSSGYSYAGLQNNTKCQKVDCRCGNSYGKYGGITENNCDVPNAEDNEEKYGRVGFSSIYKVYPNYVGCYESKGGQNDICIYIGCYIDFSTDRDLLNEWETTTPMDTRKCLTECQTRGYVYAGLQYSEECFCGRSYGKHGGRRADTECGMKCAGNSDQICGDAYRNSIYLCSRDKMSVDKCINWCRGFSTNDFRYVYAKLSGGNRCTCATQSDSRRGSPATGKCTKPCDGDKNQICGGDGKHSIYKI; the protein is encoded by the exons ATGGCGAGTCTATCGTTGGATTTAAAAGCGATTACGATGACCCTACAAG TACCTGGTTATGTCGGTTGTTACATGGACAAATCGAGCGCCAGAGATTTGTCCGGAGAGGTTTTGATTAGCAACGATTTAACCATTGAGATGTGTAAGATATTCTGTGGTTCGAAAG GCAGAAGATTTGCCGGGTTGCAATTTTCTAACGAATGTTATTGCGGTGACAGTTATGGCAAATACGAGAAGAAACCAGAATCCGAATGTAATAAGGCGTGTGTAGTGGAACCGAGGAAAAAATGTGGAGGCGTGAATAGAAACTCAATCTATGAACTACTGCCCGATTATCTAGGTTGCTTCATCGACGATATTGACAATAGAGATCTGTCAGTGAAGTATGCAACAACATCGAAGAGTATGAATCTAAGAAAGTGTTTAGAGTTTTGCCAGTCATCGG GTTACAGTTATGCTGGTTTGCAAAACAACACTAAATGTCAAAAAGTTGATTGTCGCTGTGGAAATAGCTATGGTAAATATGGTGGAATAACTGAAAACAATTGCGATGTTCCAAACGCAGAAGACAATGAAGAAAAATACGGACGAGTCGGTTTCAGTTCTATCTACAAAGTCTATCCAAACTATGTCGGTTGTTATGAATCGAAAGGAGGACAGaatgatatatgtatttacATTGGTTGTTACATAGATTTTAGCACTGATAGGGATCTGCTAAATGAATGGGAAACAACGACCCCAATGGATACACGAAAATGTTTAACTGAATGTCAAACAAGAG GTTACGTATACGCGGGTTTACAGTATAGTGAGGAATGTTTCTGTGGTAGGAGTTACGGTAAACATGGAGGAAGGAGAGCAGATACTGAATGTGGCATGAAATGCGCTGGTAATAGTGATCAAATATGTGGCGACGCCTATAGAAATTCAATCTATCTTTGCTCTAGAGATAAAATGTCAGTTGATAAATGTATCAATTGGTGTCGAGGTTTTAGCACCAACG ATTTCCGATACGTTTACGCTAAACTTTCTGGAGGTAATCGATGTACATGCGCTACACAATCAGACTCTCGTAGAGGGTCACCAGCTACTGGAAAATGCACTAAACCTTGCGACGGTGATAAAAACCAAATCTGTGGTGGTGACGGCAAACATTCTATTTATAAGATATAA
- the LOC141904562 gene encoding rab11 family-interacting protein 4B-like isoform X1 yields the protein MDDMQENEEKLRAVFNLCDPQAKGYVTVDSFLELCKEHFGTEESDEQELQQLIKVLDPQNDCKIYFDDFCKGVQKIAEIHAHSNSISSSQRARHGSEETLIDQPLGSQETLLADDDGAHDTSHNTFSEYDMLTDEDNNIAANNYYNRKYGGVPAAVIRPASDDECDSAISGPSSRRGQSSITDDEEHFEGFGEDDISSEASDIPYDCRLKSSPHNSDCESQSKRRRAAARTTPRPRRISCPTVGKIARLSTATTAKPPAHPNKGNLFRPASSNNSRRSSLSEEVFDDIDCNFLQLNDKVKRLEQQLEGLSNTQTKSDDRHVRLKEENLFLEDRVHVLEESLMDIQSKAKDNLEMEQKKHRDYIDKQERLLNREIEGLTLRLHSVENEYLGLKDEAPRLQAELEILRRDKKRLEEKLSESQDMLKVTATDYETLQDEFKQQAVNFERERELNAELLDELSKELDDLRRFRNEAGGRSRSASVTSVYKDLESEMQKLRQENITLREQNEDLHGTLMNNHVEEGRTLLHSDKTAKSFAQEMDEMTRDQIMEALIEQREVNFKLREYIDRIILTIVEKNPSLLEITNRRTPGLTKTS from the exons ATGGACGACATGCAAGAGAATGAAGAGAAATTAAGAGCTGTGTTCAATTTGTGCGACCCGCAAGCGAAAGGTTACGTCACCGTAGACAGTTTCCTCGAGTTGTGCAAAGAACATTTCGGCACTGAAGAAAGCGATGAG CAAGAACTTCAGCAACTGATTAAAGTGCTCGATCCACAAAACGACTGCAAGAtttatttcgatgatttctgTAAAGGTGTTCAGAAGATCGCCGAAATCCACG CTCACTCGAACAGTATAAGCTCATCTCAGCGAGCGCGTCACGGTAGCGAGGAAACGTTAATCGATCAACCTCTCGGCAGTCAAGAAACTCTACTCGCGGATGATGACGGG GCTCACGATACGTCACATAATACGTTCAGTGAATATGACATGTTAACAGATGAGGACAACAATATAGCAGCAAATAATTACTACAATAGAAAATACGGAGGTGTTCCGGCAGCAGTAATCCGTCCGGCATCGGATGACGAGTGTGATAGCGCCATCAGTGGTCCATCCAG TCGTCGCGGTCAGTCGTCGATCACGGATGACGAAGAACATTTCGAAGGTTTTGGCGAGGACGATATTTCATCGGAAGCGTCTGATATCCCGTACGATTGTCGTCTAAAATCATCACCTCACAACAG TGATTGTGAAAGTCAATCTAAGCGCCGCCGAGCCGCTGCCCGGACCACTCCACGGCCACGAAGGATAAGTTG TCCGACTGTTGGTAAAATCGCCCGATTATCGACGGCCACAACTGCAAA GCCCCCAGCTCATCCTAACAAAGG TAATTTATTCCGCCCAGCGTCGAGTAACAACAGTCGTCGTAGCAGTCTTTCAGAAGAAGTGTTTGACGATATTGATTGTAATTTTCTCCAGTTGAATGATAAG gTGAAACGATTGGAGCAACAATTAGAAGGATTGAGCAATACGCAAACGAAGTCCGATGATCGACACGTTCGACTGAAAGAAGAAAACTTGTTTCTCGAAGACAG GGTTCACGTTCTCGAAGAGAGTTTAATGGATATACAATCAAAAGCTAAAGATAACCTCGAAATGGAACAGAAAAAACATCGGGACTACATC GACAAACAAGAACGTCTCCTAAACCGAGAAATTGAAGGGCTAACGTTGCGTTTACATTCCGTCGAAAATGAATACCTCGGTCTGAAAGACGAGGCGCCCAGGTTACAAGCCGAGCTGGAAATACTGCGTCGCGACAAGAAACGCTTGGAGGAAAAGTTGTCCGAATCGCAGGACATGTTGAAAGTAACGGCGACTGATTACGAAACTCTACAAGACGAATTCAAACAACAAGCCGTTAATTTCGAGCGAGAACGTGAGCTCAACGCTGAG TTGTTGGACGAATTGAGTAAAGAATTAGATGATTTACGTCGATTCCGCAACGAGGCTGGTGGTCGAAGCCGCAGCGCTAGCGTAACCAGCGTTTATAAAGATCTCGAATCAGAAATGCAAAAATTAAGACAG GAGAATATCACGTTACGTGAACAGAACGAAGATTTACACGGAACGTTAATGAACAATCACGTCGAAGAGGGAAGAACACTGCTGCATAGCGATAAAACTGCTAAATCATTCGCGCAAGAGATGGATGAAATGACTCGTGATCAG ATAATGGAAGCTCTGATCGAACAACGCGAGGTGAATTTCAAACTGCGCGAATACATCGATCGTATCATACTGACGATCGTCGAGAAAAATCCGTCGCTTCTCGAGATCACGAACCGCCGTACGCCGGGCCTCACTAAAACCTCCTGA
- the LOC141904562 gene encoding rab11 family-interacting protein 4B-like isoform X2: MDDMQENEEKLRAVFNLCDPQAKGYVTVDSFLELCKEHFGTEESDEQELQQLIKVLDPQNDCKIYFDDFCKGVQKIAEIHAHSNSISSSQRARHGSEETLIDQPLGSQETLLADDDGAHDTSHNTFSEYDMLTDEDNNIAANNYYNRKYGGVPAAVIRPASDDECDSAISGPSSRRGQSSITDDEEHFEGFGEDDISSEASDIPYDCRLKSSPHNSPTVGKIARLSTATTAKPPAHPNKGNLFRPASSNNSRRSSLSEEVFDDIDCNFLQLNDKVKRLEQQLEGLSNTQTKSDDRHVRLKEENLFLEDRVHVLEESLMDIQSKAKDNLEMEQKKHRDYIDKQERLLNREIEGLTLRLHSVENEYLGLKDEAPRLQAELEILRRDKKRLEEKLSESQDMLKVTATDYETLQDEFKQQAVNFERERELNAELLDELSKELDDLRRFRNEAGGRSRSASVTSVYKDLESEMQKLRQENITLREQNEDLHGTLMNNHVEEGRTLLHSDKTAKSFAQEMDEMTRDQIMEALIEQREVNFKLREYIDRIILTIVEKNPSLLEITNRRTPGLTKTS; the protein is encoded by the exons ATGGACGACATGCAAGAGAATGAAGAGAAATTAAGAGCTGTGTTCAATTTGTGCGACCCGCAAGCGAAAGGTTACGTCACCGTAGACAGTTTCCTCGAGTTGTGCAAAGAACATTTCGGCACTGAAGAAAGCGATGAG CAAGAACTTCAGCAACTGATTAAAGTGCTCGATCCACAAAACGACTGCAAGAtttatttcgatgatttctgTAAAGGTGTTCAGAAGATCGCCGAAATCCACG CTCACTCGAACAGTATAAGCTCATCTCAGCGAGCGCGTCACGGTAGCGAGGAAACGTTAATCGATCAACCTCTCGGCAGTCAAGAAACTCTACTCGCGGATGATGACGGG GCTCACGATACGTCACATAATACGTTCAGTGAATATGACATGTTAACAGATGAGGACAACAATATAGCAGCAAATAATTACTACAATAGAAAATACGGAGGTGTTCCGGCAGCAGTAATCCGTCCGGCATCGGATGACGAGTGTGATAGCGCCATCAGTGGTCCATCCAG TCGTCGCGGTCAGTCGTCGATCACGGATGACGAAGAACATTTCGAAGGTTTTGGCGAGGACGATATTTCATCGGAAGCGTCTGATATCCCGTACGATTGTCGTCTAAAATCATCACCTCACAACAG TCCGACTGTTGGTAAAATCGCCCGATTATCGACGGCCACAACTGCAAA GCCCCCAGCTCATCCTAACAAAGG TAATTTATTCCGCCCAGCGTCGAGTAACAACAGTCGTCGTAGCAGTCTTTCAGAAGAAGTGTTTGACGATATTGATTGTAATTTTCTCCAGTTGAATGATAAG gTGAAACGATTGGAGCAACAATTAGAAGGATTGAGCAATACGCAAACGAAGTCCGATGATCGACACGTTCGACTGAAAGAAGAAAACTTGTTTCTCGAAGACAG GGTTCACGTTCTCGAAGAGAGTTTAATGGATATACAATCAAAAGCTAAAGATAACCTCGAAATGGAACAGAAAAAACATCGGGACTACATC GACAAACAAGAACGTCTCCTAAACCGAGAAATTGAAGGGCTAACGTTGCGTTTACATTCCGTCGAAAATGAATACCTCGGTCTGAAAGACGAGGCGCCCAGGTTACAAGCCGAGCTGGAAATACTGCGTCGCGACAAGAAACGCTTGGAGGAAAAGTTGTCCGAATCGCAGGACATGTTGAAAGTAACGGCGACTGATTACGAAACTCTACAAGACGAATTCAAACAACAAGCCGTTAATTTCGAGCGAGAACGTGAGCTCAACGCTGAG TTGTTGGACGAATTGAGTAAAGAATTAGATGATTTACGTCGATTCCGCAACGAGGCTGGTGGTCGAAGCCGCAGCGCTAGCGTAACCAGCGTTTATAAAGATCTCGAATCAGAAATGCAAAAATTAAGACAG GAGAATATCACGTTACGTGAACAGAACGAAGATTTACACGGAACGTTAATGAACAATCACGTCGAAGAGGGAAGAACACTGCTGCATAGCGATAAAACTGCTAAATCATTCGCGCAAGAGATGGATGAAATGACTCGTGATCAG ATAATGGAAGCTCTGATCGAACAACGCGAGGTGAATTTCAAACTGCGCGAATACATCGATCGTATCATACTGACGATCGTCGAGAAAAATCCGTCGCTTCTCGAGATCACGAACCGCCGTACGCCGGGCCTCACTAAAACCTCCTGA